A single region of the Devosia sp. FJ2-5-3 genome encodes:
- a CDS encoding DUF1643 domain-containing protein, whose amino-acid sequence MSSDLHDPGGKVRLRLAEGVHGDAVMSADGRYRQIMRRWLGETFPENYILFVGMNPSTADASVDDPTCAREWTFARREGFSAMVKCNVGDYRATDPKMLVAPGVVAVSAANLPAIRAAAAGAGRVVLCHGKLNKALAPAGRELVEALRSDGVELWCFGTNADGSPKHPLYLRGDTQLVRYP is encoded by the coding sequence ATGAGTTCAGATTTGCACGATCCCGGCGGCAAGGTGCGCCTGCGTCTTGCCGAAGGGGTACACGGCGACGCGGTGATGAGCGCCGACGGGCGCTATCGCCAGATCATGCGCCGCTGGCTCGGGGAGACCTTCCCCGAGAACTACATCCTCTTTGTCGGGATGAACCCGTCCACCGCCGACGCGAGCGTGGACGATCCGACCTGCGCCCGCGAATGGACTTTCGCGCGCCGCGAGGGGTTTTCGGCCATGGTGAAATGCAATGTCGGCGACTATCGCGCCACCGACCCGAAAATGCTGGTCGCGCCCGGCGTCGTCGCGGTCTCAGCCGCCAATCTCCCGGCCATCCGCGCGGCGGCCGCGGGAGCGGGCAGGGTGGTGCTCTGCCACGGCAAGCTCAACAAGGCGCTGGCCCCCGCCGGCCGCGAACTGGTCGAGGCGCTTCGCAGCGACGGGGTCGAGCTCTGGTGCTTCGGCACAAACGCCGACGGCTCGCCAAAACACCCGCTATATTTGCGGGGCGATACGCAGTTGGTGCGCTACCCCTGA
- a CDS encoding DUF1176 domain-containing protein — protein sequence MIRPLLWLPLAAVLLSGSALAQDAALEKQARKLHALAGGEMCNEDISGWEDEDFASWELTYQPSYSDDAPAETVTLVRLFCFAGAYNITHNYYIQTEFEGLRPLALAEPDYDVEYENDDFEGAVEGITVTGMTATLSLVNSDFDPDTATLSSYSKWRGIGDASSSGTWVFDDGRFVLARYEVDASYDGEVNPETIVDYAKP from the coding sequence ATGATCCGTCCATTGCTTTGGCTGCCGCTGGCAGCTGTTTTGCTGTCAGGTTCGGCTCTTGCGCAGGATGCGGCGCTGGAAAAGCAGGCACGCAAGTTGCACGCGCTGGCGGGCGGAGAGATGTGCAACGAGGATATCAGTGGCTGGGAAGACGAGGATTTCGCCTCCTGGGAGCTGACCTATCAGCCGAGCTACAGCGACGACGCACCTGCAGAGACCGTGACGCTGGTGCGGCTGTTCTGCTTTGCGGGCGCCTATAACATCACCCACAATTATTACATCCAGACCGAGTTCGAGGGGCTCCGCCCGCTGGCGCTCGCCGAGCCGGACTATGACGTAGAATACGAGAATGACGATTTCGAAGGCGCGGTAGAAGGCATCACCGTGACCGGAATGACGGCGACGCTTTCGTTGGTCAATTCCGATTTCGATCCGGACACCGCCACGCTCTCCTCCTATTCGAAATGGCGGGGAATAGGGGATGCGAGCTCGTCTGGCACCTGGGTGTTCGATGACGGACGCTTCGTGCTGGCGCGGTACGAGGTCGATGCGAGTTATGATGGCGAAGTGAACCCCGAGACCATCGTGGACTACGCCAAGCCCTAG
- the folD gene encoding bifunctional methylenetetrahydrofolate dehydrogenase/methenyltetrahydrofolate cyclohydrolase FolD — MTAKIIDGKAFAENLRRAIAGHVARLKRDHNITPGLAVVIVGHDPASQVYVSNKAKQTAEVGMNSYKHELPENVSEADLLALVHKLNADPAVHGILVQMPVPKHIDPNKVIEAIDPAKDVDCFTPANVGKVQIGLPGPVSCTPLGCLMLLRDQLGSLEGKNAVIIGRSNLVGKPMMQLLLRDNCTVTIAHSRTQNLADVVRQADIVVAAVGRPEMIKGDWIKPGAVVIDVGINRVPAPEKGEGKTRLVGDVEFSSAAENAGAITPVPGGVGPMTIACLLANTITTASLINGLTPPSDLTA; from the coding sequence ATGACCGCAAAAATCATCGATGGCAAAGCTTTCGCTGAAAATCTTCGCAGAGCGATCGCCGGTCATGTCGCGCGCCTGAAGCGCGACCACAATATAACGCCCGGCCTTGCCGTCGTCATTGTCGGTCATGACCCTGCCAGCCAGGTCTATGTGTCCAACAAGGCCAAGCAGACCGCCGAAGTGGGCATGAACTCGTATAAGCACGAATTGCCCGAAAATGTCTCCGAGGCCGACCTTCTGGCCCTGGTGCACAAGCTCAATGCCGATCCGGCCGTGCACGGCATTCTCGTGCAGATGCCGGTGCCCAAGCATATCGATCCCAACAAGGTCATCGAAGCCATCGATCCGGCCAAGGACGTGGACTGCTTCACCCCCGCCAATGTCGGCAAGGTGCAGATCGGGCTGCCGGGCCCCGTCTCGTGCACTCCGCTCGGGTGCCTAATGCTCCTGCGCGACCAGCTCGGCTCGCTCGAGGGCAAGAACGCCGTCATCATCGGGCGCTCCAATCTTGTCGGCAAGCCGATGATGCAGCTGCTGTTGCGTGACAATTGCACCGTCACAATCGCGCATTCGCGCACCCAGAACCTTGCCGATGTCGTCCGTCAGGCCGATATCGTCGTGGCGGCCGTCGGCCGTCCGGAAATGATCAAGGGCGACTGGATCAAGCCGGGCGCCGTGGTCATCGATGTCGGCATAAATCGCGTTCCCGCTCCGGAAAAGGGCGAGGGCAAGACGCGTCTCGTGGGCGATGTCGAGTTCTCGTCCGCGGCGGAAAATGCCGGCGCCATCACCCCGGTCCCGGGCGGCGTCGGTCCGATGACCATTGCCTGCCTCCTCGCAAACACCATCACCACCGCCAGCCTCATCAATGGCCTCACCCCGCCGAGCGATCTCACGGCATGA